In one window of Paenarthrobacter nicotinovorans DNA:
- a CDS encoding cell division protein CrgA — protein sequence MPESKPRKRPARQAPQTSATQQYKPNPVWYKAVMFGLMILGLLWIITFYITEGQFPVRDWASWNIVAGFGIAIVGFLMTTRWRS from the coding sequence GTGCCCGAGTCCAAGCCCCGCAAGCGGCCTGCCCGCCAGGCCCCACAGACTTCGGCCACGCAGCAGTACAAGCCCAACCCGGTTTGGTACAAGGCCGTCATGTTTGGATTGATGATCCTCGGCCTCCTGTGGATCATCACCTTCTACATCACTGAAGGGCAGTTCCCGGTCCGCGACTGGGCATCCTGGAACATCGTGGCCGGCTTCGGCATTGCAATTGTCGGGTTCCTCATGACCACGCGCTGGCGCTCCTAG